A single window of Nocardia sp. NBC_01327 DNA harbors:
- a CDS encoding LysR family transcriptional regulator, which produces MTIYSGRVDLDLRLVRYFTVVAEHGNFGRAASALHLAQPSLSRQIQRLEDQLGVRLLDRTPQGSSLTDAGRAFLSHARELLHTAEQATRAAKAADPPRAITIGYTEGLVITSAVQALRRCHPDARIRTRHLAWNATHALPERRVDALIARRPLPFPTDHMRVRTLYQESRVLVVPVTHRLAGKESAGFDELTDEELVACKSTPTIWSTPRPVGDRPAPPGPAIEDSFEDKLELIATGHSVAILPAGDRRATVRDDIALVPLDGIEPCEVVLVTRAHDRNPMITALKDAALAHLTG; this is translated from the coding sequence ATGACGATCTATTCTGGACGTGTGGACCTCGACCTGCGGCTCGTGCGCTACTTCACCGTCGTTGCCGAGCACGGCAACTTCGGGCGCGCCGCCTCCGCGCTCCACCTGGCACAGCCCTCGCTCAGCCGCCAGATCCAGCGCCTCGAAGACCAGCTCGGTGTCCGGCTGCTCGACCGCACCCCACAGGGCAGCAGCCTCACCGACGCCGGCCGAGCCTTCCTCTCCCATGCGCGAGAACTACTGCACACCGCCGAGCAGGCCACACGTGCGGCCAAAGCCGCCGACCCGCCCCGCGCGATCACCATCGGCTACACCGAGGGCCTGGTCATCACGTCTGCCGTGCAGGCGTTGCGCCGCTGCCACCCCGACGCGCGGATCCGCACGCGGCACCTCGCCTGGAACGCCACACACGCCCTCCCGGAACGCCGGGTCGACGCGCTCATTGCCCGACGCCCGCTCCCCTTCCCGACAGACCACATGCGCGTGCGGACGTTGTATCAGGAATCACGCGTGCTTGTCGTACCGGTGACGCACCGCTTGGCGGGCAAGGAATCCGCCGGCTTCGATGAGCTCACCGACGAGGAACTCGTTGCCTGCAAGAGCACACCGACGATCTGGAGCACACCCCGACCCGTCGGCGACCGCCCGGCACCACCCGGTCCCGCCATCGAGGACAGTTTCGAGGACAAGCTCGAACTCATCGCCACCGGTCACTCCGTCGCGATCCTCCCCGCAGGCGACCGCCGCGCCACCGTCCGCGACGATATCGCCTTGGTGCCCCTCGATGGCATCGAGCCGTGCGAGGTCGTACTCGTCACCCGAGCGCACGATCGGAACCCAATGATCACAGCACTGAAAGACGCAGCGCTGGCCCACCTCACCGGTTAG
- a CDS encoding SDR family oxidoreductase, with protein sequence MDNYDGKNIVITGGSNGFGLTTAQRFVDSGARVLITGRTQSTLDAARERLGSNAIAVRSDAASIPDIEALANRVAVEFGLVDALFVNAGVTASAAFESTPEDMYDELFAINTKGPYFTVQRLAPLMREGAGVVLTTSVVNVKGLEMISAYAASKAALRSMTRSLARELLPRKVRVNAVSPGPIDTGILDRSMPAETAAAAKEQFRSANPMQRFGLSEEIAAAVEYLAFGATFSTGAEFPVDGGASQL encoded by the coding sequence ATGGACAATTACGACGGCAAGAACATCGTGATCACCGGTGGCAGCAACGGTTTTGGTCTGACGACGGCCCAGCGGTTCGTAGATTCTGGAGCGCGAGTATTGATCACCGGCCGCACCCAGTCGACATTGGACGCGGCGCGGGAACGGTTAGGGAGCAACGCGATCGCTGTCCGCAGCGACGCGGCATCCATACCGGACATCGAGGCATTGGCGAACCGCGTGGCGGTGGAGTTCGGTCTGGTGGACGCGTTGTTTGTGAACGCGGGCGTCACCGCGTCCGCGGCGTTCGAGTCAACACCGGAGGACATGTACGACGAGCTGTTCGCGATCAACACGAAGGGGCCGTACTTCACGGTGCAGAGGCTTGCGCCACTGATGCGCGAAGGCGCCGGTGTGGTGCTGACGACGTCGGTGGTCAACGTCAAAGGCCTCGAGATGATCAGCGCTTACGCGGCGAGCAAGGCGGCTCTGCGCTCGATGACGCGATCGCTGGCGCGGGAGTTGCTGCCGCGGAAGGTGCGCGTCAACGCGGTCAGCCCCGGACCGATCGACACCGGGATCCTGGATCGGTCGATGCCGGCCGAGACGGCGGCGGCGGCGAAGGAACAGTTCCGCAGCGCGAATCCGATGCAGCGCTTCGGGCTGTCCGAGGAGATTGCCGCAGCGGTGGAGTACTTGGCGTTCGGTGCGACATTCTCGACGGGAGCAGAGTTTCCGGTGGACGGTGGGGCATCACAGCTGTAG
- a CDS encoding SRPBCC family protein yields the protein MDIGMKQESGTTSTVHTGRGYSTSYTVEQAPGEVFAAILDVRAWWTGQIEGHADELGAEFTYRHLPQHYSRQRVVELEQGRRVVWRVTDSHLEFVSEPGEWTGSEIVFDIAPAADGAELRFTHVGLVPDVECFGACSTAWLHYINGSLHSLITTGEGLPDPW from the coding sequence TTGGACATCGGCATGAAGCAGGAATCGGGCACGACAAGCACGGTGCACACCGGGCGCGGCTACTCGACGTCATACACGGTCGAGCAAGCGCCAGGGGAGGTCTTCGCCGCCATTCTGGATGTCCGCGCCTGGTGGACCGGCCAGATCGAGGGGCACGCCGACGAGCTGGGCGCCGAGTTCACCTACCGGCACCTCCCTCAGCACTACAGCCGCCAGCGCGTCGTCGAGCTCGAGCAGGGTCGCAGGGTGGTTTGGCGTGTCACCGACAGCCATCTGGAGTTCGTTTCGGAGCCGGGTGAGTGGACCGGCAGCGAAATCGTGTTCGACATCGCGCCCGCGGCCGACGGCGCTGAGCTGCGATTCACCCATGTCGGCTTGGTACCGGACGTCGAATGCTTCGGTGCGTGCTCCACGGCCTGGCTGCACTACATCAACGGCAGCCTGCACAGCCTGATCACCACGGGCGAGGGCTTGCCTGATCCGTGGTGA
- a CDS encoding alpha/beta hydrolase, producing MSNSAHALNLAVGPDADRAPVVLLHGSHGSESDLMSLACELAPGATRLGVRGTVDMGEGYAFFHRLPDRRVDEADMAARIPVLAECIETACISCNLTKRPFAIGFSNGAIMAAALLLTRPGLLAGAVLFRPLSPFIHPPCRRMNGTPVLIIDCAQDTRRSPGDGSRLAEQLSAAGALVAHHVLPVGHMVTAEDSEIAREWLRVFEL from the coding sequence ATGTCGAACTCGGCACACGCCCTCAATCTCGCAGTCGGCCCCGATGCCGATCGGGCACCGGTTGTTCTGCTGCACGGTTCACATGGCAGCGAATCCGATCTCATGTCTCTTGCCTGTGAGTTGGCACCCGGCGCGACGAGGCTCGGTGTCCGCGGAACGGTCGATATGGGCGAGGGGTATGCCTTCTTCCATCGGCTTCCAGACCGCCGGGTGGACGAGGCAGACATGGCGGCCCGGATTCCAGTGCTAGCGGAGTGCATCGAAACCGCCTGCATCAGCTGCAATCTCACCAAGCGGCCCTTCGCCATAGGCTTCTCGAACGGAGCGATCATGGCGGCGGCTCTGCTGCTGACCCGTCCCGGGCTGTTGGCCGGAGCGGTCTTGTTCCGACCGCTCTCACCATTCATCCACCCGCCTTGTCGCCGCATGAACGGCACGCCGGTCCTGATCATCGATTGCGCGCAAGACACCCGCAGATCACCGGGAGATGGTTCAAGACTGGCCGAGCAGCTCAGTGCTGCTGGAGCGCTCGTGGCCCACCACGTGTTGCCAGTAGGACATATGGTGACTGCCGAGGACAGCGAGATAGCGCGCGAATGGCTTCGGGTGTTTGAACTTTGA
- a CDS encoding histone-like nucleoid-structuring protein Lsr2: MARKVVVTLVDDFDGKSEAEETVSFALDGVEYEMDLSGLNAKQLRGELEQWTAHARKVGRAPRGKSGAARPAVDREQSAAIREWARKNGHEVSSRGRIQAGIVAAYHNASK, translated from the coding sequence ATGGCACGCAAGGTCGTTGTGACTCTCGTTGATGACTTCGATGGAAAGTCCGAGGCGGAGGAGACGGTGTCGTTCGCGCTCGACGGTGTTGAATACGAGATGGATCTGTCGGGCTTGAACGCCAAGCAGCTGCGGGGCGAGCTCGAGCAGTGGACTGCGCACGCCCGCAAGGTGGGTCGAGCGCCGCGCGGTAAGAGCGGTGCGGCCCGTCCGGCCGTTGATCGTGAACAGAGTGCCGCCATCCGGGAGTGGGCACGGAAGAACGGGCATGAGGTGTCGAGCCGCGGCCGGATTCAGGCGGGCATCGTTGCGGCGTATCACAACGCGAGCAAGTAG
- a CDS encoding TerD family protein, which yields MAYPRLSKGQNSPLPGHTCRVYASIEWADSTFEVDMSALLLGADGKVFSDRDFVFYNQPVSPDGSVRFLGGTETGGGSHARISIDLSAVPGRVQTVALAGSLASGTFGALGELRFIVVDGAGQALAEYIIADATTESALQFGEVYRRGGGWKIRAVGQGWTSGLAGLATDFGVEIDHDPEAESIQSPVPSTGVSGSEQAGSAATRRRAIGSPYRLWTQARTYCDYDITVEQRHLPAIRNLYPQDFSVKDREQTRDVELVPEPEGAQGPWAISVRSAGRTIGYLGAGEARKWAGVIRRIVASGFMPTTSGRIWANE from the coding sequence GTGGCCTACCCGAGACTGTCCAAGGGGCAGAACTCGCCGCTGCCAGGTCATACTTGCCGCGTCTACGCAAGCATCGAATGGGCGGACTCGACGTTCGAGGTCGACATGTCGGCCCTGCTACTCGGGGCGGATGGAAAGGTGTTCTCGGACAGGGATTTTGTCTTCTACAACCAACCTGTGTCGCCGGACGGCTCGGTGCGGTTTCTGGGCGGCACGGAAACTGGCGGGGGCTCGCATGCCCGCATCTCGATCGATCTCTCGGCGGTTCCGGGCCGTGTTCAGACAGTGGCCCTGGCGGGAAGTCTCGCTTCCGGCACCTTCGGGGCGCTCGGTGAGCTCAGGTTCATCGTCGTCGATGGAGCGGGTCAGGCGTTGGCGGAGTACATCATCGCTGACGCCACCACCGAATCGGCACTGCAATTCGGTGAGGTCTACCGGCGCGGCGGCGGATGGAAGATCCGCGCGGTCGGACAGGGCTGGACATCCGGGCTGGCCGGTCTGGCAACGGATTTCGGTGTCGAGATCGACCACGATCCGGAAGCTGAGTCGATTCAGTCGCCAGTTCCTTCGACGGGCGTCAGTGGCTCCGAACAGGCTGGCAGCGCGGCAACCAGGCGGCGAGCTATAGGTAGTCCGTATCGGTTGTGGACCCAGGCGCGAACATACTGTGACTATGACATCACCGTCGAACAGCGGCATCTGCCGGCGATTCGAAACCTGTATCCGCAGGACTTCTCTGTGAAAGACCGAGAACAGACGCGTGATGTCGAGTTGGTTCCGGAACCGGAAGGCGCGCAAGGCCCGTGGGCGATATCGGTTCGATCTGCCGGACGGACGATCGGCTATCTCGGAGCTGGCGAAGCCCGGAAATGGGCAGGAGTCATCAGACGGATCGTCGCATCAGGATTCATGCCGACGACCTCCGGTCGAATTTGGGCGAACGAGTAA